A window of Hymenobacter aerilatus contains these coding sequences:
- a CDS encoding APC family permease, which produces MAHLDSASPTPALRRNLGLLQATALNMIDMVGIGPFVTLPLVMGLMGPYFLLAWLVGAALAVVDGLVWSELGAAYPAAGGSYRFLKLAYGEQKWGRLMSFLYVWQTLVQAPLVLASGAIGFAQYFGYLVPLTEWWQPKMVSGVVVLLLIALLYRRIEEIGRLGVMLWLGVLGLMGWLIFGGLTHATHPVAWLPVGGASALPGVLLSVAMGQSAIKTIYSYLGYYNVCHLGAEVREPAKLIPRSIFLSILGIAALYLLLNWSVGTVVPWQEAAKSEFIVSTFVERLYGATAAKAATGLVLWVAFASLFAVLLGYSRIPYAAAADGEFLPIFAKTHPTKQFPHVSLLILGGVGFVFSLLFRLSEVISAILAMRILVQFVGQAVGLVLLRRRRGTEGLPFKMPLYPAPVVLAISIWLLIFWSTGLQFMVSGLLVIAAGVVAFLLWSRQQRRWPFIE; this is translated from the coding sequence ATGGCTCACCTCGACTCTGCCTCTCCTACCCCCGCGCTGCGCCGCAACCTGGGGCTGCTGCAAGCCACTGCCCTCAACATGATAGACATGGTGGGCATCGGGCCCTTCGTAACGTTGCCACTAGTGATGGGCTTGATGGGACCGTACTTCTTGCTGGCGTGGCTGGTAGGCGCGGCCCTAGCCGTAGTCGACGGCTTAGTGTGGAGCGAATTGGGCGCAGCCTACCCCGCAGCGGGCGGCTCCTACCGCTTCCTAAAGCTGGCTTACGGTGAGCAGAAATGGGGTAGGCTGATGTCGTTTCTATATGTGTGGCAGACCCTGGTGCAGGCCCCGTTGGTGTTAGCATCGGGCGCCATCGGCTTTGCGCAGTACTTCGGCTACCTAGTGCCGCTCACCGAATGGTGGCAGCCCAAGATGGTATCGGGCGTGGTGGTCTTGCTACTCATCGCCTTGCTCTACCGCCGTATTGAGGAAATTGGCCGACTGGGCGTAATGCTCTGGCTGGGCGTGCTGGGCCTTATGGGCTGGTTGATTTTCGGGGGACTTACGCACGCCACGCACCCGGTTGCGTGGCTGCCGGTGGGCGGCGCTTCGGCCCTACCCGGCGTACTGCTTTCGGTGGCTATGGGGCAGTCGGCTATTAAAACCATCTACTCCTACCTTGGCTACTATAACGTGTGCCACCTGGGCGCCGAAGTGCGCGAGCCCGCTAAGCTGATTCCGCGTAGCATTTTCCTGAGCATCCTGGGTATTGCAGCGCTGTACCTGTTACTGAACTGGAGTGTGGGCACGGTGGTGCCATGGCAGGAAGCGGCTAAGTCAGAGTTTATTGTGAGCACGTTTGTAGAACGGCTCTACGGGGCCACGGCTGCCAAAGCCGCCACCGGACTAGTGCTGTGGGTGGCGTTTGCCTCGCTGTTTGCTGTGCTGCTCGGCTACTCGCGCATTCCGTACGCCGCCGCCGCCGATGGCGAGTTCCTACCCATCTTCGCCAAAACGCATCCCACCAAGCAGTTCCCCCACGTGTCGTTACTGATCTTAGGCGGGGTAGGGTTTGTGTTCAGCCTGTTGTTTCGACTGAGCGAGGTGATTTCGGCCATTCTGGCCATGCGCATCTTAGTGCAGTTTGTGGGGCAGGCCGTGGGGTTGGTACTACTCCGGCGTCGGCGCGGCACCGAAGGCCTACCCTTCAAAATGCCGCTCTACCCTGCGCCCGTAGTGCTAGCCATCAGTATCTGGCTGCTGATTTTTTGGAGCACCGGTCTGCAATTTATGGTGTCGGGGCTACTGGTTATTGCGGCTGGGGTAGTAGCCTTTCTACTCTGGAGCCGGCAGCAACGGCGGTGGCCGTTTATTGAGTAA
- a CDS encoding cation diffusion facilitator family transporter, with product MAGKSSSKLVIYGAIGANVAIAIAKFIATYFTGSSAMLSEGIHSLVDSGNGLLLLYGLHQSTKPASIEFPFGRSKELYFWSLIVAVLVFSVGGGMSIYEGIAHIKEPAPITDPTWNYVVLALGILFEGASFLIALREFNKSRGTIGLFASLRRSKDPSVFAILMEDFAALIGLVIALLGVYFGHALNNPYLDGAASIGIGLLLVCVAIFLIRETKGLLIGEGVDRDTLNDLQHIAHQHDAVDKVRPPLTSYLGPEDVILALDVQFRRDLTAIEVEQAIDDLQDDIREKYPEFKRIFIEAKSLGQKHRATEISGSPQ from the coding sequence ATGGCCGGAAAATCTTCCTCCAAACTAGTTATTTACGGGGCCATCGGGGCCAATGTCGCTATTGCTATTGCTAAGTTTATAGCTACTTACTTCACGGGTAGCTCGGCTATGTTGTCAGAAGGAATTCACTCGCTGGTCGACAGTGGCAATGGCCTTTTATTACTTTACGGCCTGCACCAAAGTACCAAGCCCGCCTCTATAGAATTTCCGTTTGGGCGCAGCAAAGAGCTGTATTTCTGGTCGTTGATTGTAGCTGTGCTGGTGTTTTCGGTAGGTGGCGGCATGTCGATATACGAAGGCATTGCCCACATCAAAGAGCCGGCCCCCATCACCGACCCTACCTGGAACTACGTGGTGCTGGCGTTGGGCATTCTGTTTGAGGGCGCGTCTTTCCTGATTGCCCTGCGCGAGTTCAACAAGAGCCGGGGCACCATTGGGCTGTTCGCCTCGCTGCGCCGCAGCAAAGACCCCTCGGTGTTTGCCATCTTGATGGAGGACTTTGCCGCCCTCATCGGTCTGGTCATCGCTTTGCTGGGCGTATACTTCGGGCACGCACTCAACAACCCCTACCTCGACGGAGCAGCCTCCATCGGCATCGGGCTGCTGCTGGTATGCGTAGCCATCTTCCTGATTCGTGAAACCAAGGGCCTGTTGATTGGCGAAGGCGTAGACCGCGACACGCTCAACGATCTGCAACACATTGCTCACCAACACGATGCCGTGGATAAGGTGCGGCCGCCACTCACCTCTTACCTCGGTCCCGAAGACGTTATCCTGGCCTTGGACGTACAGTTCCGCCGCGACCTGACCGCCATAGAAGTGGAGCAGGCTATTGACGACTTACAAGATGATATCCGGGAGAAATATCCCGAGTTCAAGCGCATTTTCATCGAAGCCAAGTCCCTCGGACAAAAGCACCGTGCCACCGAAATCAGCGGCTCGCCGCAATGA
- a CDS encoding amine oxidase, which translates to MPHHDHTAASPFRSFWMAGYECTDQLNAFGNRVDFLPLTGHLQLIEQDYQDIQREFKIQTVREGIRWSQIETTPYHYDWSTVQAMLEVGQRLGVQQIWDLCHFGYPDDLTPLHPMFARRFSALCRAFVNFYRQQRPEGELIVTPINEVSFMSWLGGDVRGTSPYCVGQGWEVKRGLMRAYIEGVAALREADPSIRILTTEPLINVVPRLGAGRAERQRCAEFTNNQFQSVDMLAGRLCPELGGREEYLDMLGFNFYYDNQWQLEPHETIGWADTPANPRWTPLHKLLQMAHRRYDRPVVLTETSHPGVDRPKWWQYIGQECAKALQTGVPLWGVCCYPIIDRPDWDFLDNWHRSGLWDAELRPDGPPLRILDQPSAEALRQAQATVAAARPRRQPKPELSFS; encoded by the coding sequence ATGCCACACCACGACCACACCGCTGCCTCTCCTTTCCGTTCATTTTGGATGGCCGGCTATGAGTGTACTGATCAGCTGAACGCCTTCGGCAACCGCGTCGATTTCCTACCCCTCACGGGTCACTTGCAGTTGATAGAGCAGGATTACCAGGATATTCAGCGCGAGTTCAAGATCCAGACGGTGCGCGAAGGCATCCGCTGGAGCCAGATTGAAACCACGCCCTACCACTATGACTGGAGCACCGTGCAAGCGATGCTGGAAGTGGGCCAGCGCCTGGGTGTGCAGCAAATCTGGGACCTGTGCCACTTTGGCTACCCCGACGACCTCACGCCCCTGCACCCCATGTTTGCGCGGCGCTTCTCGGCGTTATGCCGGGCCTTTGTGAACTTCTACCGCCAGCAGCGCCCCGAGGGCGAGCTGATTGTAACGCCCATTAACGAGGTGAGCTTTATGTCGTGGCTAGGGGGCGATGTACGCGGCACCTCGCCTTACTGCGTAGGCCAGGGTTGGGAAGTGAAACGCGGATTGATGCGCGCCTATATTGAAGGTGTAGCCGCTCTGCGTGAAGCCGACCCCAGCATTCGGATTCTGACCACTGAGCCGCTCATCAACGTGGTGCCCCGCCTGGGAGCGGGTAGGGCCGAGCGCCAACGCTGCGCAGAGTTTACCAACAACCAGTTTCAATCGGTGGATATGCTGGCCGGGCGACTCTGCCCCGAACTGGGCGGCCGCGAGGAGTACCTCGACATGCTGGGCTTCAACTTCTACTACGACAACCAGTGGCAGCTAGAGCCCCACGAAACCATTGGTTGGGCCGATACGCCAGCTAACCCCCGCTGGACGCCCCTGCACAAGCTGCTGCAAATGGCCCACCGCCGCTACGACCGCCCCGTGGTGCTCACCGAAACCAGCCACCCCGGCGTAGACCGGCCCAAGTGGTGGCAGTACATAGGGCAGGAGTGCGCCAAAGCCCTGCAAACGGGTGTGCCGCTGTGGGGCGTGTGCTGCTACCCCATCATCGACCGGCCCGACTGGGACTTCCTCGACAACTGGCACCGCTCGGGCCTGTGGGATGCCGAGTTGCGCCCCGATGGCCCGCCATTGCGTATCTTAGATCAGCCCTCGGCCGAGGCACTGCGGCAGGCGCAGGCCACCGTGGCGGCGGCCCGACCCCGGCGGCAGCCCAAGCCGGAGCTTTCTTTTTCTTAA
- a CDS encoding phospholipase D-like domain-containing protein, translating into MPHSITPVPLSTPPARTPHAEVHFSPQDDCAGAIQRFIGRSTETLDVCVFTIADDRLTAALLEAHQRGVHVRILTDNEKLDDLGSDIRQLHKAGINVHIDRTENHMHHKFAVADNQSVLTGSYNWTRSAAYYNQENLLITDDPAIIRPYAREFERLWSSMARFDG; encoded by the coding sequence GTGCCTCACTCGATTACTCCCGTTCCGCTTTCTACCCCGCCAGCCCGCACGCCCCATGCCGAGGTGCACTTCAGCCCACAGGATGATTGCGCAGGCGCCATTCAGCGTTTTATCGGGCGATCCACCGAAACGCTAGACGTGTGCGTGTTCACCATTGCCGACGACCGGCTGACGGCCGCCCTGCTGGAGGCCCACCAGCGCGGCGTACACGTACGCATCCTCACCGACAACGAAAAACTCGACGACCTGGGCTCCGATATTCGCCAGCTACATAAGGCGGGCATCAACGTGCACATCGACCGCACCGAGAACCACATGCACCACAAGTTTGCCGTGGCCGACAACCAGTCGGTACTCACGGGCAGCTACAACTGGACGCGCTCGGCTGCCTACTACAACCAGGAAAACCTCCTCATTACCGACGACCCCGCCATCATACGCCCCTACGCCCGCGAGTTCGAGCGCCTCTGGAGCAGCATGGCACGGTTTGATGGGTAG
- a CDS encoding methylated-DNA--[protein]-cysteine S-methyltransferase yields MTDVFLRSTSSLTTHYSTAMPDAYLTTPLGLLSLRGSDAGLAAVTFLDEPHGLVPTPVAEVPECLREAHRQLTAYFVGELREFNLTYHFEKGTDFQRKVWAALLGVGYGRTASYLDLARQLGNPGAVRAVGAANGQNPLGVVLPCHRIIGASGQLTGYAGGMHRKKWLLQHERPTGQGELF; encoded by the coding sequence ATGACAGACGTATTTTTACGCAGCACTTCATCGCTCACTACCCACTACTCCACCGCCATGCCCGATGCCTACCTTACTACACCCCTAGGCTTACTGAGCTTGCGTGGTTCTGATGCAGGCCTAGCCGCTGTCACGTTTCTGGACGAGCCGCACGGTTTAGTGCCTACCCCAGTGGCAGAGGTACCCGAATGCCTACGGGAAGCGCACCGCCAGCTAACAGCCTACTTTGTTGGCGAGTTGCGGGAATTCAACCTGACCTATCACTTCGAGAAAGGTACTGACTTTCAGCGGAAAGTGTGGGCGGCACTATTAGGGGTTGGGTACGGCCGTACGGCTTCCTACCTCGATTTGGCTCGGCAACTGGGCAACCCCGGCGCGGTGCGAGCGGTAGGCGCAGCCAATGGGCAAAATCCGCTGGGAGTTGTGCTGCCCTGCCACCGCATTATTGGGGCCAGCGGCCAGCTAACGGGCTACGCCGGCGGAATGCACCGCAAAAAATGGCTGCTGCAACACGAGCGGCCCACCGGCCAAGGCGAGTTGTTTTGA
- a CDS encoding acyl-CoA thioesterase: MSTALLQTPESTHRVYLQDCDMLGHLNNARYLDYFLNAREDHTTQHYALNLGQLAQQQNAGWVITKHHISYLRPARHGEVVRIRTQLIHFDNSNLVVEMQMLHEDGLRLKAVLWSELAFVKVDSGVRTDHSDSLMDMLEQLDVEDVNYDPDGFDERVRRLRKELKQLRREGEE; the protein is encoded by the coding sequence ATGTCAACTGCCCTTCTCCAAACGCCCGAAAGCACCCACCGTGTCTACCTCCAGGATTGCGACATGCTGGGCCATCTCAACAACGCCCGTTACCTCGATTATTTCCTGAATGCCCGCGAGGACCACACCACCCAGCACTACGCCCTCAACCTGGGTCAGCTGGCCCAACAGCAAAACGCTGGCTGGGTGATTACCAAGCACCACATCAGCTACCTGCGGCCGGCGCGCCACGGCGAGGTAGTGCGCATCCGCACCCAACTCATCCACTTCGACAACTCCAACTTGGTGGTAGAAATGCAGATGCTGCACGAAGACGGCCTACGCCTGAAAGCTGTGTTGTGGTCGGAGCTGGCCTTTGTGAAGGTAGACAGCGGCGTGCGCACCGACCATTCTGACTCCCTGATGGACATGCTGGAGCAGCTAGACGTAGAAGATGTGAACTACGACCCCGATGGCTTTGATGAACGCGTGCGTCGGTTGCGCAAGGAGCTAAAGCAACTGCGCCGCGAGGGCGAGGAGTGA
- a CDS encoding type 1 glutamine amidotransferase domain-containing protein yields MSIFGSDKLKGKKVAILATDGFEEVELTEPKKYLEDEGAQVDVISLKSGSIKGWDKTDWGKKVDVDKVIDDAKVADYDALVLPGGQINPDKLRVEQSVVDFVGEFVRSGKTVAAICHGPWTLIETGLVRGKHMTSYPSIKTDLKNAGAHWSDETVVVDGNLITSRNPDDIPNFNKKIKEALVGETVEA; encoded by the coding sequence ATGAGTATTTTTGGCAGCGATAAATTGAAAGGTAAGAAAGTAGCAATTCTGGCTACCGATGGTTTCGAGGAAGTAGAACTAACCGAACCGAAGAAATATCTAGAAGACGAAGGCGCCCAAGTAGACGTCATCTCCCTGAAAAGCGGCTCCATTAAAGGTTGGGACAAGACCGACTGGGGCAAGAAGGTAGATGTAGATAAAGTAATCGACGACGCAAAAGTGGCCGATTATGACGCTCTAGTATTGCCCGGCGGCCAGATCAACCCCGATAAACTGCGCGTAGAGCAAAGCGTAGTAGACTTTGTAGGCGAGTTTGTCCGCTCCGGCAAGACCGTAGCTGCTATCTGCCACGGTCCCTGGACGCTGATTGAAACCGGCCTCGTACGCGGCAAGCACATGACCAGCTACCCCAGCATCAAAACCGACCTGAAAAACGCCGGTGCCCATTGGTCCGACGAAACGGTGGTAGTCGATGGCAACCTCATCACCAGCCGCAACCCCGACGACATTCCGAACTTCAACAAGAAGATCAAAGAAGCATTGGTAGGTGAAACGGTAGAAGCCTAA
- a CDS encoding DUF6992 family protein: MASTLLLATAALPAINQARELLAERAMGVLGGWALLNLLVSGYFVARTDARTVLHHFHLMNVGWNVVNLLLAVVGLLRATPYGVADLTLAESLTAQFNFEKLLVLNLGLDVAYLCIGSWLQARAATDSKPVRLLGFGRSLWLQGGFLLLFDSGFYLIYHRFAEQLLQLVS, from the coding sequence ATGGCTTCTACCCTACTTCTAGCTACGGCCGCCCTACCCGCTATCAACCAAGCCCGCGAGCTATTGGCCGAGCGGGCCATGGGCGTGCTCGGCGGTTGGGCATTACTGAACTTGCTGGTGAGCGGTTACTTTGTGGCCCGCACCGATGCGCGCACCGTCCTTCATCACTTCCACCTGATGAACGTGGGCTGGAACGTGGTGAACCTGTTGCTGGCGGTGGTAGGGCTGCTGCGTGCCACTCCATATGGTGTGGCTGACCTTACGCTGGCCGAGAGTCTTACAGCGCAGTTCAACTTCGAGAAGCTGCTGGTGCTTAACCTGGGCCTCGATGTGGCCTACCTCTGCATTGGTAGTTGGCTACAAGCCCGCGCCGCCACCGACTCAAAACCGGTTCGGCTGCTAGGCTTCGGCCGGTCGTTGTGGCTGCAAGGCGGTTTCTTGCTGCTGTTTGATAGCGGGTTTTATCTGATCTACCACCGTTTTGCGGAGCAACTGCTGCAACTGGTGAGTTAA
- a CDS encoding porin family protein gives MKKLTLLLAVFAASFSLAQAQVRPGGAMSSTDYARSSSDSRNNGFGVKGGFNLTNVHGDDKGGIPGRENLNTFHAGVYAQFGLNSKVAIQPELLYSRQGYRYNQTQGSSTEQRVNRLDYLKLPVLLTYNFLDNVSIHVGPQVALLTNVKNAGVDQSVSDYGYHSLDYGVVGGVEFRVGPARVGGRYDLGLAKIRKDGYATTGAAGQVNVPSGEVRNQAFQVYVGLGIAN, from the coding sequence ATGAAAAAACTTACGCTTCTTCTGGCTGTTTTCGCAGCTTCTTTCTCGCTAGCCCAGGCGCAGGTACGGCCTGGCGGCGCCATGTCCTCTACTGACTACGCCCGTTCCAGCTCCGACTCGCGCAATAACGGTTTTGGGGTGAAAGGTGGCTTCAACCTTACCAATGTGCACGGCGATGATAAAGGCGGTATTCCCGGCCGTGAGAACCTGAATACCTTTCATGCCGGGGTATACGCGCAGTTCGGCCTCAATAGCAAAGTAGCCATCCAGCCCGAGTTGCTGTACTCGCGCCAGGGCTACCGCTACAACCAAACCCAAGGTAGCTCTACAGAACAGCGCGTCAATCGCCTCGACTACCTGAAGCTGCCCGTACTGCTCACGTATAATTTTCTCGATAACGTGAGCATACACGTGGGGCCGCAGGTTGCCCTGCTCACCAATGTAAAAAATGCTGGTGTCGACCAGAGCGTCAGCGACTATGGCTACCACTCCCTTGACTATGGCGTAGTAGGTGGCGTAGAGTTTCGCGTTGGTCCTGCACGCGTAGGTGGTCGCTACGATTTGGGCCTAGCCAAAATCCGCAAGGATGGTTATGCTACTACTGGGGCCGCTGGGCAGGTGAATGTGCCAAGCGGCGAAGTGCGTAACCAGGCCTTCCAGGTATATGTAGGTTTGGGTATAGCTAACTAG
- a CDS encoding histone deacetylase family protein: MLPVAWAPCYAHPLPQNHRFPMLKYELLPAQLLREGIITEADLFAPAPAAAADILRVHTADYYYRLTTGQLTRQEERATGFPWSSQLIMREVTILEGTLEAARRALQTGVALNIAGGTHHAFADRGEGFCLLNDQAAGAAYLLAQPELGIQKVLIVDLDVHQGNGTARIFEQEPRVFTFSMHGARNYPGRKEHSDLDLPLPDGTTDTEYLRLLAATLPRLLDEVQPDFVFYQAGVDVLATDKLGYLSLTREGCRQRDQLVLRLCHQHRLPVVVCMGGGYSPRLADILDAHVNTFRTAAEIW; encoded by the coding sequence ATGCTGCCTGTTGCCTGGGCGCCCTGCTATGCCCACCCGCTACCCCAAAACCATCGGTTTCCCATGCTCAAGTACGAGCTGCTGCCCGCGCAGCTGCTACGTGAGGGCATCATCACCGAGGCCGACTTATTTGCGCCCGCACCAGCGGCCGCCGCAGATATCCTGCGCGTGCACACAGCCGACTACTACTACCGCCTTACCACAGGCCAGCTGACGCGGCAGGAAGAAAGGGCCACCGGTTTTCCATGGAGTTCACAGCTGATAATGCGGGAAGTAACTATCCTAGAAGGCACATTGGAAGCCGCCCGCCGGGCGTTGCAAACGGGGGTAGCCCTCAACATTGCCGGTGGTACCCACCACGCTTTTGCCGATAGGGGCGAGGGCTTCTGCCTGCTCAATGACCAGGCAGCCGGTGCCGCCTACCTGCTGGCGCAGCCGGAGCTAGGCATACAGAAAGTGCTGATTGTGGACCTAGACGTGCATCAGGGCAACGGTACGGCGCGCATCTTCGAGCAAGAACCGCGCGTGTTCACGTTCTCTATGCACGGTGCCCGCAACTATCCTGGTCGCAAAGAGCACTCCGACCTGGACCTACCCTTGCCCGACGGCACCACCGACACGGAGTACCTCCGGCTGCTAGCCGCTACCCTACCCCGCCTGCTCGACGAGGTGCAGCCCGACTTCGTATTCTACCAGGCGGGCGTTGATGTGCTGGCCACCGATAAGCTGGGCTACCTCAGCCTCACCCGCGAAGGCTGTCGCCAGCGCGACCAGCTAGTGCTGCGCCTCTGCCACCAGCACCGCCTACCCGTGGTGGTGTGCATGGGCGGCGGCTACTCCCCCCGCCTAGCCGATATTCTCGATGCCCACGTTAATACCTTCCGCACCGCCGCGGAGATATGGTGA
- a CDS encoding methyltransferase domain-containing protein: MPDLSRRSTQAELMDDLTLASDALRQNLDELETINTWLGGYRPVLMALAALRPHWPINQLLRLADLGSGGGDTLRHIARWARRQALPVALTGIDANAFMLQYAADKAHAYPEISFQQQDIFSEAFHRQPFDVLTCSLFCHHFTDAELVPLLRQWHHQARVAVVINDLHRHPIAYHSIRWLTRLLGGSYLVQHDAPLSVARAFTRQDWQRLLAAAGIQHYSLRWCWAFRWQVVLYSEMVNEKRVSS, encoded by the coding sequence ATGCCCGATTTAAGCCGACGGTCTACGCAGGCGGAGCTGATGGATGATTTGACGCTGGCTTCCGATGCGTTGCGGCAGAACCTAGATGAGTTGGAAACCATTAATACGTGGTTGGGTGGCTACCGCCCGGTGCTGATGGCGCTAGCAGCCTTGCGTCCGCACTGGCCGATCAACCAGCTGCTCCGCCTGGCCGACCTCGGCAGCGGCGGCGGCGACACGCTCCGGCACATTGCCCGCTGGGCACGGCGGCAAGCCCTACCCGTTGCGCTGACGGGCATCGATGCCAATGCCTTTATGTTGCAGTACGCTGCCGATAAGGCCCATGCCTACCCCGAAATCAGCTTTCAGCAGCAGGATATCTTTTCGGAAGCATTTCATCGGCAACCATTTGATGTACTTACATGCAGCCTGTTCTGCCACCATTTCACCGATGCGGAGCTGGTGCCGCTATTGCGTCAGTGGCATCATCAGGCCCGCGTAGCTGTGGTTATCAACGATTTGCATCGCCACCCTATCGCCTACCATAGTATCCGCTGGCTTACGCGCCTGCTGGGTGGCTCCTACCTCGTACAGCACGATGCGCCGTTATCCGTCGCCCGCGCCTTCACTCGCCAAGACTGGCAACGCCTGCTGGCAGCAGCCGGCATTCAGCATTACTCTCTCCGCTGGTGCTGGGCCTTCCGCTGGCAAGTGGTGCTGTATAGTGAAATGGTAAACGAAAAACGTGTGTCATCCTGA
- a CDS encoding type III polyketide synthase: protein MTSYLCAIGTANPPHRVPQSQIARFMADALSFDEAETRRLRALYRASGIGQRYSVLPDYAEENGNFTFFPNTPQLEPFPRVGPRMEQYRAHALPLAVAAVQSCLAQMQDAALPHSITHLVTVSCTGMYAPGLDIELVEALGLSPHVQRTCVNFMGCYAAFNGLKLADAFCRADSQARVLVVCAELCTLHFQKRRDDDDLISNALFGDGAAAALVQAQPASHGPSLALQAFHCDLVPDGRADMAWHINDFGFEMTLSSYVPGLIKQGIQHLADGLLARLPVRLSDIKLFAIHPGGRRILEAIEQALGLTHHDNRFAYQVLRDYGNMSSATVLFVLAELLRTLTPDQDGAPALSFAFGPGLTLEALLMEVKW from the coding sequence ATGACCAGCTACCTGTGTGCTATTGGCACGGCCAATCCTCCCCATCGCGTTCCTCAATCTCAGATTGCCCGTTTCATGGCCGATGCTTTGTCGTTTGACGAAGCCGAAACCCGCCGTCTGCGGGCGTTGTACCGGGCTTCTGGCATTGGACAGCGCTACTCCGTACTGCCGGATTATGCTGAAGAAAACGGCAACTTCACTTTTTTCCCTAATACTCCTCAGCTAGAGCCTTTTCCGAGGGTAGGGCCGCGCATGGAGCAGTACCGTGCCCATGCGTTGCCGCTGGCGGTAGCAGCGGTACAGTCCTGCCTGGCGCAGATGCAGGATGCGGCCCTACCCCACAGCATCACGCATCTGGTAACGGTGAGCTGCACCGGAATGTATGCACCGGGGCTGGATATTGAGCTGGTAGAGGCCCTCGGGCTGAGCCCGCACGTACAGCGCACGTGCGTCAACTTTATGGGGTGCTACGCTGCATTCAATGGCTTAAAGCTGGCCGACGCCTTTTGCCGGGCCGATTCGCAGGCCCGTGTACTAGTCGTATGCGCCGAACTATGCACCCTACACTTTCAGAAGCGCCGCGACGATGACGATTTGATATCCAATGCGTTGTTTGGCGATGGCGCGGCGGCAGCCCTGGTGCAGGCCCAGCCGGCTTCCCACGGCCCTAGCCTCGCGCTGCAAGCTTTTCACTGCGACTTAGTGCCCGATGGCCGTGCTGATATGGCATGGCACATCAACGACTTCGGCTTTGAGATGACGCTCTCCTCCTACGTGCCGGGCCTAATCAAGCAAGGCATCCAGCACTTGGCCGATGGGCTACTGGCTCGCCTGCCAGTCCGGCTCAGCGACATCAAGCTGTTTGCGATTCATCCAGGCGGACGGCGTATTCTGGAAGCCATCGAGCAAGCCCTGGGCCTCACGCACCACGACAACCGCTTTGCCTACCAAGTACTGCGCGACTACGGTAATATGTCGTCGGCGACGGTACTGTTTGTGCTGGCCGAGCTACTGCGTACCCTCACGCCGGATCAGGATGGCGCTCCAGCCCTCAGTTTCGCCTTCGGCCCAGGGCTTACGCTAGAAGCGCTGTTGATGGAGGTGAAGTGGTGA